A stretch of Arcobacter arenosus DNA encodes these proteins:
- the nhaA gene encoding Na+/H+ antiporter NhaA has protein sequence MIKPAILTNFEKFINKEALSGILLFVATVLAVIVANSSLGQDYYDLWHLPLGVNLGEMSVSMTLTYWIDDGLMALFFLMVGLEIKREMLVGELSTVNKATFPIIAAVGGMIIPALIYVSLNPSNPLGFGIPMATDIAFALGILMLLGNKVNPALKVFLVALAVVDDLGAIFVVATVYTNEIHSEYFVHVILIMALLFSLNKLKVTALTPYLLLGIALWIYVHAIGIHATIAGVLLAFTIPIKAKIDQKKFVKKTKKDIHKFEENMEEDFPVLNDEQIHNLDHIAHNYEKVQNPLVRLEHGLHGLSAFFIMPLFAFSNAGVIIDFSTVSANLMIVLGVVLGLILGKPIGIVGLTYLATKLKLVEKPDDISWTEIIAVGFIAGIGFTMSIFITHLAFIDEGIIAAVKLGVFVASFIAAVIGVFLLLTIKKV, from the coding sequence ATGATTAAACCTGCAATATTAACTAACTTTGAAAAATTTATTAATAAAGAAGCCCTAAGTGGTATTTTACTTTTTGTTGCAACAGTTTTAGCTGTTATTGTTGCAAACTCAAGTTTAGGGCAAGATTATTATGACCTATGGCATTTGCCCCTTGGAGTAAATCTAGGGGAGATGAGTGTTTCAATGACTCTAACTTATTGGATTGATGATGGTCTTATGGCTTTATTCTTTTTAATGGTTGGTCTTGAGATTAAAAGAGAGATGTTGGTGGGTGAACTTTCAACAGTAAATAAAGCTACATTTCCTATTATTGCAGCAGTTGGAGGAATGATAATTCCTGCACTTATCTATGTAAGTTTAAATCCATCTAATCCTTTAGGATTTGGTATTCCTATGGCAACAGACATCGCTTTTGCTTTAGGTATTTTGATGTTACTTGGGAATAAGGTTAATCCAGCTTTAAAAGTATTTTTAGTTGCTTTAGCTGTTGTTGATGATTTAGGTGCTATATTTGTTGTTGCTACAGTTTATACAAATGAAATACACTCTGAATATTTTGTACATGTTATCTTAATTATGGCTCTTTTATTTTCCCTTAATAAACTTAAAGTTACAGCTTTAACCCCTTATCTTCTTTTAGGAATTGCTTTATGGATTTATGTTCATGCAATTGGTATTCATGCAACAATTGCAGGAGTATTATTAGCCTTTACAATACCAATCAAAGCAAAAATTGATCAGAAAAAATTTGTAAAAAAAACTAAAAAAGATATACATAAGTTTGAAGAAAATATGGAAGAAGATTTTCCTGTTTTAAATGATGAACAAATTCATAATCTTGATCATATAGCACATAACTATGAGAAAGTTCAAAACCCCCTTGTAAGACTTGAACATGGATTACATGGTTTATCTGCTTTTTTTATCATGCCTTTATTTGCTTTTTCAAATGCAGGGGTAATAATCGACTTTTCAACGGTAAGTGCAAATTTAATGATTGTATTAGGGGTTGTATTAGGTCTAATACTAGGTAAACCTATAGGAATTGTAGGATTAACTTATCTTGCAACAAAGTTAAAATTAGTAGAAAAACCAGATGATATTTCATGGACAGAGATTATTGCAGTTGGTTTTATTGCTGGTATTGGATTTACAATGTCAATTTTTATTACCCACTTAGCTTTCATCGATGAAGGAATAATTGCAGCAGTTAAATTAGGAGTTTTTGTTGCTTCATTTATTGCAGCAGTTATTGGAGTATTTCTTCTACTTACAATAAAAAAAGTATAG
- a CDS encoding patatin-like phospholipase family protein, with protein sequence MENKKTVSLVLGSGGARGYAHIGVIKELEAQGYEIKSISGSSMGALIGGLYAAGKLEEYEQWVKNFNVIDILKLVDFTFSKDGMINGEKVFSKIEEMIGDANIEDLDIPFTATATDILNRKEVWLQKGCLKDAIRASIAIPTLFTPKQLNGKTLFDGGILNPVPIVPTISEFTDLIIAVNLNDDIEIKEEHKKLLEKEKNKFHQTVIDFFQKNIKKKEGLNYFQLINKSIETMQEVIARHQLASHKPDIMVNISSRACEFYDFHKADEMIKYGQAVTKELLNKN encoded by the coding sequence ATGGAAAATAAAAAAACTGTATCCCTTGTTCTTGGTAGTGGTGGAGCTAGAGGTTACGCCCATATTGGAGTTATAAAAGAACTTGAAGCTCAAGGATATGAAATAAAATCAATTTCTGGTTCATCAATGGGAGCATTAATTGGGGGACTTTATGCCGCAGGTAAACTAGAAGAGTATGAGCAGTGGGTGAAAAATTTCAATGTTATTGATATTTTAAAACTTGTTGATTTTACCTTTTCAAAAGATGGAATGATAAATGGAGAAAAGGTATTTTCAAAAATTGAAGAGATGATAGGTGATGCAAATATTGAAGATTTAGATATCCCTTTTACTGCAACAGCTACTGATATTTTAAATAGAAAAGAAGTATGGCTTCAAAAGGGATGTTTAAAGGATGCTATTCGTGCTTCAATTGCTATTCCAACTCTTTTTACGCCAAAACAATTAAATGGTAAAACTCTTTTTGATGGAGGGATTTTAAATCCAGTTCCTATTGTTCCAACAATTTCAGAATTTACAGATTTAATTATTGCTGTAAATTTAAATGATGATATTGAGATAAAAGAGGAGCACAAAAAACTTTTGGAAAAAGAGAAAAATAAATTTCATCAAACAGTAATTGATTTTTTCCAAAAAAATATAAAGAAAAAAGAGGGTTTAAATTACTTCCAATTAATAAATAAATCTATTGAAACTATGCAAGAGGTGATTGCAAGGCATCAATTAGCTTCCCATAAACCTGATATTATGGTTAATATATCATCAAGAGCTTGTGAGTTTTATGATTTTCATAAAGCAGATGAAATGATAAAGTATGGACAAGCTGTTACGAAAGAATTATTGAATAAAAACTAA
- a CDS encoding DMT family transporter gives MTESNKNIFYILLFFAMVCWGGSWVNVKFLGLYMDEFETMTFRYIITAISMVPLMIILRKSFKISLRNFILVTITSIALIAYMKYFYLGVKLGTASLGGSLVTSLIPINTFIMMALLKAKTVTKKDAFALGLGAIGVMTILHVWTFDSEKIFVTYNLYFILASLLWPIVTILSSKAMKISPITFTFHMYIVTSVLNLIFFVDLTTIEYSKLDSTFWINMLSISILASTFANTIYFLGIEKLGASEVSSFVFLVPFAAITLSAIFLEENISFSIIFGTILTIIAVKILNNIKILKKKKIESN, from the coding sequence ATGACCGAATCAAATAAAAATATATTTTACATCTTACTGTTTTTTGCTATGGTTTGCTGGGGTGGTTCATGGGTTAATGTTAAGTTTCTAGGTCTTTACATGGATGAATTTGAAACTATGACTTTTAGATATATAATTACAGCCATATCAATGGTTCCACTTATGATTATTTTAAGAAAATCTTTTAAAATTAGTCTTAGAAACTTTATATTAGTAACTATTACATCAATTGCTTTAATTGCTTATATGAAATACTTTTATTTAGGTGTAAAACTTGGAACTGCATCATTAGGTGGTTCATTAGTAACTAGTTTAATTCCAATAAATACATTTATTATGATGGCTTTATTAAAAGCAAAAACTGTTACAAAAAAAGATGCCTTTGCTTTAGGTCTTGGAGCAATTGGTGTTATGACAATACTCCATGTTTGGACATTTGATAGTGAAAAAATCTTTGTTACATATAATTTGTATTTTATTTTAGCTTCTTTACTTTGGCCAATTGTTACTATTCTTAGCTCAAAAGCAATGAAGATATCACCTATTACTTTTACCTTTCATATGTATATTGTAACATCAGTATTAAATCTTATATTTTTTGTTGATTTAACTACAATTGAATACTCAAAACTTGATTCTACTTTCTGGATAAATATGTTGAGCATCTCAATTTTAGCTTCAACTTTTGCAAATACAATCTATTTTTTAGGTATAGAAAAACTTGGAGCTAGTGAAGTTAGTTCTTTTGTATTTTTAGTTCCCTTTGCTGCAATAACACTAAGTGCAATTTTTCTTGAGGAAAATATTAGTTTTTCAATTATTTTTGGGACAATTTTAACTATAATAGCAGTTAAAATTTTAAACAATATAAAAATATTAAAGAAGAAAAAGATTGAATCAAACTAA
- a CDS encoding rhodanese-like domain-containing protein, whose translation MKKLLISMIFSFSFLFALNPMILPIKGVDVVHTYSNGKKESIKIQREDPLICSQFGITPENFQSGNIASKKIPLQCKKTFITTKGVIQPFTLYEGIKTVGELEVLEFIQEKAMKEPEKYILVDSRRNDWFDMGTIPSAVNIPYDEYKLDEDFKEEYKRAYKLLGVKLKNKKYDFSDAKTVMFFCNGAWCAQSPKAIDILVRIGYPKKKILWYRGGIASWVGVSLTLTKNIEAIK comes from the coding sequence ATGAAGAAATTATTAATTTCTATGATTTTTAGTTTTTCTTTTTTATTTGCTTTAAATCCTATGATTTTACCGATAAAAGGTGTTGATGTTGTACATACATATTCAAATGGCAAAAAAGAAAGTATAAAAATTCAAAGAGAAGATCCTCTTATTTGTTCCCAATTTGGAATCACACCTGAAAACTTTCAAAGTGGTAATATTGCTTCCAAAAAAATACCATTACAATGTAAAAAAACGTTTATTACTACAAAAGGTGTAATTCAACCTTTTACTTTATATGAAGGTATTAAAACAGTAGGAGAGTTAGAAGTTTTAGAGTTTATTCAAGAAAAAGCTATGAAAGAGCCTGAAAAATATATTTTAGTTGATAGTAGAAGAAATGATTGGTTTGATATGGGAACAATTCCAAGTGCCGTTAATATACCCTATGATGAATATAAATTAGATGAGGATTTTAAAGAAGAATATAAAAGAGCTTATAAACTTTTAGGTGTCAAATTAAAAAATAAAAAATACGATTTTTCTGATGCAAAAACTGTAATGTTTTTTTGTAATGGTGCATGGTGTGCCCAATCACCAAAGGCAATTGATATATTAGTTAGAATTGGTTATCCCAAGAAAAAGATTTTGTGGTATAGGGGTGGTATTGCATCATGGGTAGGAGTTTCTTTAACTCTTACAAAAAATATTGAGGCTATTAAATAA
- a CDS encoding APC family permease, with protein MNQTKLNTFTLSGLIIGPILGSGVILLPALLYNMIGNASIFTWGTILILGFLFALIFGKLSILFPGDGGVSLATKEAMGKKYQILTSFYLICAVFFGPVAVLIIAAKFLMPYFPNISIELLGFFIYIITYLALLIRIGFLGKLMLIVSSAITIIFFLSSIFILLNVEEFSLNIPNISIKEYGYSLLIVFWSIVGWEVIGNYSQDVDDTKTLTNAVKISAIIISTVYILIVLAICFGEFPKNEEFKLVWLIIPIFGNSSNFILASVSVILCIGTLILFVGGVSRLISSLNLTKYTSTVTTKKVPIGALNSLSILYVITLVLVYMGYLTLDNLVAFSDAFFISNALIGLITAIILFEKGFLKNSAILLAFLFFIILLFSNIFILSVIIALFIYTYFKKRA; from the coding sequence TTGAATCAAACTAAACTAAATACTTTTACCCTTTCAGGTCTTATAATAGGACCAATTTTAGGATCAGGTGTTATTTTACTTCCAGCACTTTTATATAATATGATTGGAAATGCCTCTATATTTACATGGGGAACAATCTTAATACTTGGTTTTTTGTTTGCTCTTATTTTTGGGAAACTTTCAATTTTATTTCCAGGAGATGGAGGGGTTTCCCTTGCAACAAAAGAGGCTATGGGTAAAAAGTACCAAATACTAACCTCTTTTTATCTAATTTGCGCAGTTTTTTTTGGTCCAGTAGCAGTTTTAATAATAGCTGCAAAATTTCTAATGCCCTATTTTCCAAATATATCAATTGAGCTTTTAGGCTTTTTTATTTATATAATCACCTATTTAGCTCTTCTTATTAGGATTGGTTTTTTAGGAAAATTGATGCTAATAGTTAGTTCAGCTATTACAATAATATTTTTTCTATCAAGTATTTTTATCCTTTTAAATGTAGAAGAGTTTAGTTTAAATATCCCAAATATTTCGATAAAAGAGTATGGGTATTCTTTGCTAATTGTATTTTGGTCAATAGTTGGTTGGGAAGTTATTGGAAACTATTCTCAAGATGTTGATGATACTAAAACACTAACAAATGCAGTTAAAATTTCAGCAATTATTATTTCTACGGTTTATATTTTAATTGTTCTTGCAATATGTTTTGGAGAATTTCCAAAAAATGAAGAGTTTAAACTTGTATGGTTAATTATCCCAATTTTTGGAAATAGTTCAAACTTTATACTTGCTAGTGTATCTGTGATTTTATGTATTGGAACACTAATTCTTTTTGTTGGAGGGGTTTCAAGATTAATCTCTTCACTAAATTTGACAAAATATACTTCAACAGTGACAACAAAAAAAGTTCCAATTGGAGCTTTAAATTCTCTTTCAATACTTTATGTTATTACATTAGTTTTGGTTTATATGGGTTATCTTACTTTGGATAATTTAGTAGCGTTTTCCGATGCGTTTTTTATTTCAAATGCTTTAATTGGATTAATAACTGCAATAATACTTTTTGAAAAAGGTTTTTTAAAAAACAGCGCTATTTTATTAGCTTTTTTGTTTTTTATAATTTTACTATTCTCAAATATTTTTATTTTATCTGTAATTATTGCTTTGTTTATTTATACCTATTTCAAAAAAAGGGCTTAA
- a CDS encoding PAS domain-containing sensor histidine kinase produces the protein MEKEEKKFIQLISEIPNIAVQGYNKNREVIFWNKASEMIYGYSKEEAIGKKLEDLIIPDFMRADVIAGINNWYQKNVPIPAGKLPLRRKNGTTAYVYSSHVMLNESTNNPEMFCIDIDLTEQVKKDEELKQKDKILAFQSKMASLGEMLDNIAHQWRQPLSSISASASSLKLRSTLDCLDEESLNDSIDSIVKATTYMSNTIEDFRNFVKGTHEKKSFNLYDIIKYSLELLDGTIRKNDINIVLSIPHNEIKLVSFPNELVQVLLNIIANAKDAMILNEIKKRYLFITIKEENKKVYIELKDNAGGIKEDILPKIFEPYFTTKHKSKGTGIGLYMAYKLITESMNGDIDVENISYLYEDKEFTGALFKIVL, from the coding sequence ATGGAAAAAGAAGAAAAAAAGTTTATTCAATTAATTAGTGAAATTCCAAATATTGCTGTTCAAGGTTATAATAAAAATAGAGAAGTAATATTTTGGAATAAAGCTAGTGAGATGATTTATGGTTACTCAAAAGAAGAAGCTATCGGAAAAAAACTTGAAGATCTAATAATTCCTGATTTTATGAGAGCTGATGTTATTGCAGGAATAAACAATTGGTATCAAAAAAATGTTCCAATCCCAGCTGGAAAATTGCCACTTCGTAGAAAAAATGGAACTACTGCATATGTATATTCTTCCCATGTAATGTTAAATGAAAGCACAAATAATCCTGAAATGTTTTGTATAGATATAGATTTAACAGAACAAGTAAAAAAAGATGAAGAGTTAAAACAAAAAGATAAAATTTTAGCCTTTCAATCAAAAATGGCTTCACTAGGAGAGATGCTTGACAATATTGCACATCAATGGAGACAACCACTATCTAGCATCTCGGCTTCTGCCTCAAGCTTAAAATTAAGAAGTACCCTTGATTGTTTGGATGAAGAGAGTTTAAATGATTCAATAGATTCAATAGTAAAAGCTACAACCTATATGTCAAATACAATTGAAGATTTTAGAAACTTTGTAAAAGGAACCCATGAAAAAAAGAGTTTCAATTTATATGATATTATAAAATATAGTTTAGAACTTCTTGATGGAACAATAAGAAAAAATGACATAAATATAGTTTTATCAATTCCTCATAATGAGATAAAATTAGTAAGTTTTCCAAATGAACTTGTACAAGTTTTACTTAATATTATTGCAAATGCTAAGGATGCCATGATTTTAAATGAAATTAAAAAAAGGTATCTTTTTATAACTATAAAAGAGGAAAATAAAAAAGTTTATATTGAACTAAAAGACAATGCAGGTGGTATAAAAGAGGATATATTACCAAAGATATTTGAACCATATTTTACAACTAAACATAAATCAAAAGGTACTGGAATTGGTTTATATATGGCATATAAACTTATAACTGAAAGTATGAATGGTGATATCGATGTTGAAAATATTTCTTATTTATATGAAGATAAAGAGTTTACAGGAGCTTTATTCAAAATAGTACTTTAA
- a CDS encoding F0F1 ATP synthase subunit C, whose amino-acid sequence MKKIVLLMLAFAGFAFAADAAAGEMLKAYSVVAAGIGLGLAALGGAIGMGNTAAATIAGTARNPGLGGKLMTTMFIALAMIEAQVIYALVIAMIALYANPFM is encoded by the coding sequence ATGAAAAAAATCGTTCTTTTAATGCTAGCTTTCGCTGGTTTTGCATTCGCTGCTGACGCTGCTGCGGGTGAAATGTTAAAAGCTTACTCTGTAGTTGCTGCAGGTATTGGTCTTGGTTTAGCTGCACTTGGTGGTGCTATTGGTATGGGTAACACTGCTGCTGCAACAATCGCTGGAACTGCTAGAAACCCAGGATTAGGTGGAAAATTAATGACTACTATGTTCATTGCATTAGCGATGATCGAAGCTCAAGTTATTTATGCATTAGTTATTGCGATGATCGCATTATATGCAAACCCATTTATGTAA
- a CDS encoding SDR family NAD(P)-dependent oxidoreductase: MLNRVLVTGGNKGIGLEVVKKFLEVDFEVIAVARDFSNFPQELKDNEKVKTIEYDLSNLDGLKDLAKEVGEIDVLINNAGYMQPKYTYDNYPLEAKEHIMNVDLYAPVELMTIFSEGMKKRGYGKIVNTASIAGQIGHPDIWYGIAKAGLINATKIFAKLLGTNGITVNCIAPSPVETDMQKDNSEERKAEFKKAVPCGRFAEPDEAAEVIFWLGTDCPEYVNGTTMDFNNGSYVR, from the coding sequence ATGTTAAATAGAGTATTAGTTACAGGTGGAAATAAAGGTATTGGCCTTGAAGTTGTAAAAAAATTTTTAGAAGTTGATTTTGAAGTAATTGCAGTTGCAAGGGATTTTTCAAATTTCCCACAAGAATTAAAAGATAATGAAAAAGTAAAAACTATTGAATATGATTTATCAAATCTTGATGGTCTTAAAGATTTAGCAAAAGAGGTTGGTGAAATTGATGTATTAATAAACAATGCAGGATATATGCAACCAAAATATACTTATGATAACTATCCTTTAGAAGCAAAAGAACATATTATGAATGTTGATTTGTATGCACCAGTTGAACTTATGACTATTTTTTCTGAGGGTATGAAAAAAAGAGGATATGGGAAAATTGTAAATACTGCATCAATTGCTGGTCAAATAGGGCATCCTGACATTTGGTATGGTATTGCAAAAGCTGGACTTATAAATGCTACAAAAATATTTGCAAAACTTTTAGGAACAAATGGTATTACTGTTAATTGTATTGCACCAAGTCCTGTTGAAACTGATATGCAAAAAGATAATTCAGAAGAGAGAAAAGCAGAATTTAAAAAAGCAGTTCCTTGTGGAAGATTTGCTGAACCAGATGAAGCTGCTGAGGTTATTTTTTGGTTAGGTACTGATTGTCCAGAGTATGTAAATGGTACAACAATGGATTTTAATAATGGTTCATACGTAAGATAA
- a CDS encoding helix-turn-helix transcriptional regulator encodes MSRLLNNILFENVQFSNSNFTKHYHDTYTIGLTYKGVLKAYNANEAYDSYQYSIRINNPGEVHHGKSEQWSHANFYPTIEIIADIYEQIFFEKKIPCFQRHIINNPELFAKLHSFFDSYFKGDDELIIETKLIEAISSLILNNTIYTKRYKEIYEDKKIIKDTYELIKDSIDTNFNLETLASNVNLSKYHFIRLFKKEFGITPHAFIINERLNRANSLIKNSNISISEASIQVGFNDQSHFARNFKKYFGYTPSKLIK; translated from the coding sequence ATGAGTAGACTTTTAAATAACATTCTTTTTGAAAACGTACAATTTTCAAATTCAAATTTTACTAAACACTACCACGACACCTATACAATAGGACTTACCTATAAAGGTGTACTAAAAGCATATAATGCAAATGAAGCATACGACTCATACCAATACTCAATTAGAATAAACAATCCAGGTGAAGTTCACCATGGAAAATCAGAACAATGGTCCCATGCAAACTTTTACCCAACTATTGAAATTATTGCAGACATTTATGAACAAATTTTCTTTGAGAAAAAGATACCTTGTTTTCAAAGACATATTATAAACAATCCTGAACTTTTTGCAAAACTTCACTCATTTTTTGATTCATATTTCAAAGGTGATGATGAATTAATTATTGAAACAAAACTAATAGAAGCAATTTCTTCTCTGATATTAAATAATACAATTTATACAAAAAGATATAAAGAAATCTATGAAGATAAAAAAATTATAAAAGATACATATGAACTAATTAAAGATTCAATAGATACAAACTTTAATTTAGAAACACTAGCTTCAAATGTAAACCTAAGCAAATACCATTTTATTAGACTTTTTAAAAAAGAATTTGGAATAACTCCCCATGCTTTTATTATAAATGAAAGATTGAATCGTGCAAATTCATTAATCAAAAACTCAAATATTTCTATTAGTGAAGCATCTATTCAAGTTGGCTTTAATGACCAATCCCATTTTGCTAGAAATTTTAAAAAATACTTTGGATACACTCCATCAAAACTAATTAAATAG